ATAAAAGGCTAACGGTTCTTCTTGTACAAAATGAATGTATAGTTTATCAATCTGGCATTGAATCATCATTGTgtttcttttaaatttaGCATACAATCGTATTTGGGAATTGGAGTAATCTATCCTCAGAAACATGGAACTTTCTAATATGGAGTTCAGCGCTTTTGAACCTTCCAAAAATGACTCCAATTCTAGAgttattattgatatgTTATCATTAGTATTACTTCCTTGGATAATATATTGAGGTAGTTTTTGCTCGTTGATCATTTCAGAAGAACAAATCTTATTGCGAATTTCTAGTTGGTTCAAAGAATCGATCAACATATGGTTTATAATTCTGTTTAAAATAGTTCTTTGCAATatcataattttttgatatgtTATTGACTCCAATTTGACAGTCATCACGTTGGAATTGTCTAAATATTTGAGATTCCATTTCCCACGTTGAGAGACAATTTTACcgattcttttttccaccACACATGATGTTTTAGAGGATATTATCgataaaatcaaatacCAGTTGAGCGGCCAATGTGGTAGTCTGATAAATAGGTCCCTTTGTAATAACAAGGAAACATCACTATTAGTAGTGCTGTTACCAGCAATAGcatatttattatcttcttttttaacaACGCTTTCGCCGCCAGTATTCACTTGAGTCCTGATTGGTTTATCAATCTTAATAATCCTGCTGCATGACCATCCCGTGTTTTCAAACATGGTGGTTAAAACATGAATAATCTTGTCCAGTTTCAGCTGCTGTAGTATTCTTGCCAATTCCTCTGGACCTTCAGCTCTATTTATCTTTGACGCGTAATTTGATAATAGTGGAGTAGGATTCCTAAAATAAAACTGCCCGCTCAATAaatcaatttttaattGAATAGGCGCCATGGAAACACATGTGGTAGGGAGTTGAAATAATAGAACATCCGaattttcttcgtcttcttgGAATATATCCCTTGCCAACAGCTCCGATCTGATGATTCTAGCATGATTGAACATAATTTCATCCAAAATCCCTTCGATATTAGATACAATATTGTTATAAATTACAGGCATATTTTTGGCCCTTGATGCACTCTGGTTGTCCCATTTTAAGATAAGACTTTCTGTTGTTCTTTGAATGCCAATAGTGATCTTACCCTTACTGTCCATTTTCCCATTCAGCCAATATCTAACTGTAATTGTACTTTTTTTAGAGTCATAGTTATGGATCAAAttacttttggaaaatttacCGCCGTTGGCCAGCTTTAAAAACTCTCTATGAACCATGTATAGCTGTAATGTCAACACGTATTTGTGCAGAAAATTGTATAGGGATAATAATGGATCattacttttcaaaagaatttcaTTGATCAACTTCTCTAATCTTGGCTTATTCAAAGGAAGGTTATTTCCGTTGGAACTTGAgttttcttcattgttCTCACTATCGCCGTTAGTCGAAGTAGCTTCTGTAACTGCTGAAACAGTTTGTTCAGCTTCCGTGTTAAACAACAATTTTAAATCCACAAAAAACAGAGGGGACTGTCTATTAACAGTCGATAACTGgatttcaaattcattagGGACAGTAAAGTAGATTCTACCGTTTTTGATATGATAGCTGTTTAATGGTTTAGGAATGTTCATTAATGCAATTTTTATTGAGACAGTCAAGTTCAAATCTTTTAATCTCTGTAAAATCAATCCAATGGGAACTTTGGCCATTCCATCTACCATATCCATAGAGTTACTGACACCGCTTAATTTAAAGTTGTGTGTAGGTAGATTTGGCCTCCCAAGACTCAAAACTTCCAAAGCGGTGACCAAATCCACGTTGGGCAATTTAGCATTGGTCATAGAGTTTAGACTGCTTTTCAAAGCCCAAATACAATTGTTGACATTCATGTTAGTCGTTCTAAACCAGTTCAACAGATCGATTAGTACGTGAAAgttgttttgttttataGTACGGGTCCATTTCACAAGCACgtaaagtttcaaaaattgtGTCCTTAGGAATATAATCAGCTGTAAGAAACGTATTTTCTTTGCGGAGTTAGGCTCATTTGCCTGGGTGTGAACATTAGTTTTCATGTACTGAGCAAGTTCCTTCATTGTAAATACCGTCAAGTTCCTTATTACTAATGCCAGACTGACTTGATTAATCTCAACATGCGGCAACGCTGGCGGAGGCGCACTTGTCATAGTCGCTGCACTTGTATCTTTCGGTACCATTTCTAGAGATTCTTTTTGGGTGGCCGTAGTTTCCGGGTCGGTTGCAGAAGGGCCATGCAGTTGAGTGTTCTTAACGGGACCCTGTTGCTCTTGCCCATTCTGCTCGGACCGGTTCTTCAGTGCGTGCATCTCGTTAGAAAGTCTCTCCTCATTAGCCAGCATTTGTGGGGATCCTATCGTGGTAGTCATTGCCCAGCCAAGAAAACCCTATACTTTCCTGCCACTTTTTAACTCTTTTTCTGATGATCTTTACAACAGACCTCTACtaaacaattgaaaaattcaccGTTTTTACTTGAACCAGCGACCGTGCGATGGGACAATCGTTTAGTTAACAATAAGCGGGACAAAGTAATTAAATTTAGTGGCATCTAGAGAGAATAATTGAACGCAATGAAGAGAGCATGGTACGTTGAATTGTAGAATGTGGGGGGATAGTATGCGCGAGCTTGGTGACGCTATGGATAATGAGTTGAATGCAGTGAAGCCGGTGGTGGAAGAAGGTGGCATGGATGGTGCCAGAAAATTTATTAAGGGTAAGAGCTTTCAGAAGTCTTCTACCGAACATATGTTGATTTCGCCCGGTAGGGATGGTTCAGTGCCATTGAATGGGTTGAAATCGTCGCCGGCAGACCCGCACTTGTCTGATGTTAATTCTATCTTGGACAATCATCGTGGCGGTGGCGAGACAGCTTTGACGTCtgtaaataatattatcatGGCCACTTCGACGAATGGGGACAGTGATGGGGTTGATGGAGATGCCAAGAGGCCGTCTATTTCTAACTGTTCGTCGAGatcatcattttttgacACCGTACTGAGCACGTTTTCCCTAAAATCAAATTCACAAGATACGGTTACTAATGAAgtcaaaaatattgagGTCCAGTTTGCATCCGAGGAGgctaataaaaaattcCGCCAAATGTTCAAGCCATTAGCTCCTAATACGAGACTTATTACGGACTACTTCTGCTACTTCCACAGAGAATTCCCCTATCAGGGCAGAATCTATCTCTCCAACACACATTTATGTTTCAACTCAACCGTGTTGAACTGGATGGCAAAGTTACAGATTCCCTTGAATGAAATTAAATATTTAGATAAGGTCACCACAAATTCAAGTGCTATTTCGGTGGAAACCGTGACTAACAGGTACACTTTTTCCGGATTCATAGCGAGAGACGAGGTTTTCCAATTGATTACAAGAGTTTGGTCAAAGGAAAACTTAACCAATATCAATGACGTTTTGGAGGTTGATGAGAGGGTCtccaagaaaaagggaATATCATCGACCCCTTCTTCCATATTCAACAATGTTTCTACCAATGCATATAACGATTTCATATCGACAACCACTACTGAACCAACAAGCAGGGCTTCCTACATGAGCGAGAACGACATGCTCATCGAGGAGGCCATAAGGTCCGTGGACGATTACATGGGCACACCAAGAGCATCgccatcttcttcatcttcgtcgTCATCGTCGTCATCGTCTTTAGGCTCTTCAACAACTTATTATTGTAGGCCCGTATATAGGTTAAAGCCAAACGCACCATTTCAATATGAGGGGCCATTCCATGTACAAGAAACCATGGACTTTCCTTATAAACCTGAGGCTAATAATGAATACGTGCTTCTGGAACGTCAATTCAGCGTTCCACCCGGCCTACTTTTCATTATGATGTTCAATGAAGATAATCCAGTTTTTGAGTTaagctttttgaaaactcaAGATTCGTCCAACATCTCACACATAGGgacttttgaaaaagtcaATAAAGATGGACAACATTACAGAGAATTCCAATACACCAAACAGCTGCATTTCCCTGTGGGGCCCAAATCCACAAACTGTGAGGTAGCGGAAATTCTTTTACACTGCGACTGGGAAAGGTACATAAATGTTTTAAGTATAACAAGAACACCAAATGTTCCTAGTGGTACCAGTTTCAGCACCAGAACGAGGTACATGTTCCGATGGGATGACCAGGGGCAAGGTTGCATATTAAAAATAAGTTTTTGGGTGGACTGGAACGCATCCAGTTGGATCAAGCCAATGGTAGAGAGCAATTGTAAAAATGGACAAATTAGCGCCACTAAGGACTTGGTAAAGTTAGTCGAAGAATTTGTAGAGAAATACGTGGAATtgagcaaagaaaaagcagaTACACTCAAGCCGTTGCCCAGTGTTACATCTTTTGGATCACCTAGGAAAGTGGCAGCACCGGAGCTGACGATGGTACAGCCGGAGTCGAAACCAGAAGCTGAGGCGGAAATCTCAGAAATAGGCAGCGACAGATGGAGGTTTAACTGGGTGAACATAATAATCTTGGTGCTCTTGGTGTTAAATCTGCTGTATTTAATGAAGTTGAACAAGAAGATGGATAAGCTGACGAACCTCATGACCCACAAGGACGAAGTTGTAGCGCACGCGACTCTATTGGACATACCAGCCAAAGTACAATGGTCAAGACCAAGAAGGGGAGACGTGTTGTAACAGAGTAATCATGTAATATTGTATGTAAGGTTATGTATGTTCGTATggtatggaaaaaaaaaaaaaaaaaggatgcTATGTGGAGAATGTAAGGCGTGGTAGCTCCGGATAATTCAGTCTGTAGGCTTCATCACGGGCAGTGGCCTGACTCTGAGAGCTTGCTCCGGTATTAAGTTGTGcgtttgaaattttctggaaaaaagaaattgattGGTTGAAGCTATACTCGTCGAAAGATTTCTTCGGCAGTGGTTGTTGCTCCACCTGCACGGGAGTTGTGTTTGCGTTTATGTTCGGCTTGGCTATATTATTAGCGAGTGATGTTTGCAATTTGCTGTATTGAGAATCAATTTGGGTGCGTAAgctttcaataattttgcaGACCGCAGGCACTTCCAACTTTATGAGTTGCAGGTATTCTCTTTTATGAATATACGATGACGACGATGACGACGACGCATCCATGCGCAAAAGCTCAGGGTGTCTAGATAGTTTGTTAGTCAATAAATCCACATAtctaaaataataaataaacgACAGCGACAAGTCGTTGGCCTGGAACGCACACTGTGCCTTTTCCAATATGCCGATGCATGTTTTCAGGTAAATTCTCAATGGTATCGCCGGATTGAAGCGATAATCCTTAGCGTCCTGAACCAATTGCTTACTAGACTTCATGACCTACCGGGGCCAGATAAAGATGCGgaaggaagagaaaaaatgtATAGTGGTTGGTGAACCGCAACAATAATTCGTGCCAACACTTTAATCGAAGCAAAAATTGTCTTGTATgttattaatattatctATCTAACCATTGATTTACGTATAAAACTGTCGATGCTCATCGCCTagcaatgaaaaaattttttcttttttttttcattatttctctttgttgcgtactttttttcattgcgTTTCGCGGCAAAAGCGATTCGAGTTGACTGGAAGTGTGTTATACTATAAAAAGTGTATATGCCTATTTTTGGTTCTGATCTTTACTTTACTGTTAAGTACTGGCTGAGGCAGTAGACTCTGCCTCTGTTACGGCAGCGGTATTCGCCTCGGCATCAGCAGCCGCCCACGGTAGAGTAGGTTCTGTTGTTTTGACGTTTGCCAAGGTACTGTCCAAATGCTCCTTCAGCAAGGCCTCATTACTTTCCTTCTCCGGACCCACCGATTGCGTGATCTCCTGTACACGGTTCAAGAACTTGTTCAAATTGTAGCCCGCAGCAGCATCAGAGACTTCTTGTGTGTAAGGGACACCCCTCAACTCCTTGACTCTTCTTTTGTGCACTTTGCCCTTTAAATGCGTTTTTAACGCTATAGCAGTCTCCATGTATTTGGCACAGTGTATGCAATAGTGCTGACCAAGGCCCGGTTTGGTTTCATCCAATGGCTGGTTCAGAAGCTTCTGTACTGATTCCTTGGTGGACAAATCGTTATAGATCAGGTCCAAGTCTCgtgttcttcttttagtCTTGTATCTCTTCACCGAATATCTACCCATGATGCGCTATTGTTTTATCTTCACTTGTCTGTGTGTTTAACTGCCTTTCAATTCACCTCATCTCATCTCCCGCTACTTTCCATATATAAAAGCAAAATTAATTTGCTTTTTCCCCTGTCagtataaaaaaattttccgcaggatatagaaaaaaaagaaatgaaattatAGTAGCGGTTATTTCCGTGGGGTGCTTTTTTACACCTGTACATCTTTTCCCTCcgtacattttttttatttttttttttggtttttttttttcgatatTTTTCCCTCCGAAACTAGTTAGCACAATAATGCTGACTAAGGAAACTTTTCATCTCAGAATTGATGGTCAGTTTGGTTTCTCTAGAGAATAGTTTATAAAAAGATGTTGATGTGGAGCAACCATTTATACATCCTTTCCGCAAGTGCTTTTGGAGTGGGACTTTCAAACTTTAAAGTACAGTATATCAAATAACTAATTCAAGATGGCTAGAAGACCAGCTAGATGTTACAGATACCAAAAGAACAAGCCTTACCCAAAGTCTAGATACAACAGAGCTGTTCCAGACTCCAAGATCAGAATCTACGATTTGGGTAAGAAGAAGGCTACCGTCGATGAATTCCCATTGTGTGTCCATTTGGTTTCCAACGAATTGGAACAATTGTCTTCTGAAGCTTTGGAAGCTGCTCGTATCTGTGCCAACAAGTACATGACTACTGTCTCCGGTAGAGATGCTTTCCACTTAAGAGTCAGAGTCCATCCTTTCCATGTCTTGAGAATCAACAAGATGTTGTCTTGTGCCGGTGCGGATAGATTGCAACAAGGTATGAGAGGTGCTTGGGGTAAGCCACACGGTTTGGCCGCTCGTGTCGACATTGGTCAAATTATCTTCTCTGTCAGAACCAAGGACAGCAACAAGGATGTTGTCGTTGAAGGTTTGAGAAGAGCCAGATACAAGTTCCCAGGTCAACAAAAGATTATTTTGTCTAAGAAGTGGGGTTTCACCAACTTGGACAGACCAGAATACTTGAAGAAGAGAGAAGCTGGTGAAGTCAAGGACGACGGTGCTTTCGTTAAGTTCTTGTCCAAGAAGGGttctttggaaaacaaCATCAGAGAATTCCCAGAATACTTTGCTGCTCAAGCTTAAGTTCTTTTCAAACATTTGAACTAActtaaaagagaaatttttttgatttaaaTTCTAGTTTATTAAACagtaaatatatttatacatTATTGTAATACATATAATTATGtgtttttttaaagttCAGCATGTTGGGTAGTGATATATCCTGAAGTCAATGGACACTGTTGCTTTTTGTATACCagcaggaaaaaaaaaagcctgAGCTGCAGTAACGAAGAATTGTTGAATGCGTCTAACAAGAAAGGGAGCAATCGATAACAGGGACGTGCGCCGCTAATGTCATTCAGATTATTCACGAGGACTTCTCAACGTCTCCCTCGCCTTAACTGGGTTAGTCCCATCAGGCGATACGCCAAACAACCTCAATACGATGAAGCAGAGTTGTTTGCAGAGAACATTAACCATGGCGCATAtaaagcaaagaaaaggcCATCAGACGAGCATTTCCAATGGCCTGAGAAGTCTCCTGATCAGATCACAAAGGAATCTGAACTCCAATGGGAAAGGATGGCGAAATTATCTGCTGTTGGGCAAGGGATCCTCATTCTCGTGGTAGTGGGTGGGTTGGGAACGGCCTACTTGCGTTGGCCAGAATTAAAATCCTGGTGGTTAATCAAGATGAATGGCGGTCGCATAAATGCAACGCAAGAGCAAAGTGGACAGGATTCGTTGGAAAAATTGATCAGACAAAAGGCCAAAAATCTATTAAGGGAGATTCCTCAAGTGCCTGCCTTTCAACTTGGAATAGATCATCCTGGTGTATACATATGGGGAAGGTGTCATTCTAAGGACTCATTGTTCCCTGTTAGAGTACCTAATTTGGATGGTCGTAAATTCAGAGATATCCTATTAGCTCCCTCTGACGATTTCAACACCAATTTTGCAATTGACGAGAAAGGCGATTTGATATCGTGGGATGATTTGGGACAAACAAAAACGATATTGCCAGATCAAGATTTGACCTCAATGAAGTATTCTAGTCACTTTTTGTACGCTTTGAATAAAAAGGGTGAAATATTGGTCATACCTATAAGAACGCCGGATCTGATAGCTTCGCAAGTATCATCAAGAAGGTCGAAATTGTTGCCATGGAAGACAAAACTAAGATATGATTGGAAATTACAAACAAATCAGATTTTCAACGGTAAGGAAGGAGAAAAACGTGTAGTACAATTTGACGCTGGTAGCCATCATCTGGTGTTGCTATCTAATTTAGGTAAGGCTTATTGCTGCGCGACGGGAAATGATCAAAAACAAGCTCAAGTATCCAAAGGACAATTCGGTATACCAACATTCTCACAATTCGATGAGTTTCCTCCCAATAATCAACTATTCGAAATTGAACTGCTGAACAAATTTAAGCATGAAGGAGAAGACGTTGTCCgcaaaagagaaattaaaaagatAGCTTGCGGGTCGTACCATACACTGGCAATAGATAAGACTGGTGAAATTTATGCCTTTGGCTGGAATAGGTTCGGCCAATTGGCACTACCTATTTCGTACAATCTAGAATATGTTTCTTTCCCAAGATCGGTAACGCATGCATTTAAACCGCATTTCCCGGGGATGACGAATTGGAAATGTGTGGATATTCATTGTGATGATGAAACATCGTTTGTGACCATTCGTAAGCCTGGCTCAACGTCAGACCATCATTATTTCGCGTTTGGTAATGGACTTTTTGGTGAATTGGGCAACAACACTTTCAAGAACTCGCAATGTGATCCCATAAAAATCAAGTCGGATGACAAGAAATTGACCAACTGGAGTTGCGGCTCTCATTGTGTGTTCACTGAAACTGAACAAGAAAACGAGGTCATTGCATGGGGTAATAACGACCATGGCCAACTAGGtattggaaagaaaactatGAAATGCGCTAAGCCAATGAACATTCCCGAAGTTCTCAAACCAGGACAAGACACGACAGATTTGGACTCAATTTATAACAGTAAATTACACTTAAAAAAGGAGCAACGTGTAGTCACCAATGGTAATAAAAGTTGCTTATACTGGCGGGTTTGAGAAACGAAAGAGCATAGAAGGAAAGTAGCGAGATTCGCGATGTTTTTTCAACCCTTATAATGATGCATGTATATATGGTAtgtttatttatatatagaaCTCACGGTTACTTCTATCTTAACCATTTCAACACATAATAAATACCTATGATCAAGAGAATTAACGCGATCCAAAAGACTAGTTTATCTTTGAACACCCGTTTATTGATAGAGGTGATAGTTTGTTCCGAAACACCCAATGTTCTTAGGCCATTTGACATTCTATCTTGTACCTTGgataaaattttgttttgttccACTATATTTTCGAATGATTGTTGGCCCATTTCTAGAATGTAATCTAATTGAGCGTTACCCCTTTCGAAAACAGACTGTTCCTTTTGTAGCCCTTGGTACAACGGTAGTCCCCCACCGTTGCTAGAGCCCTCTTTACCATTTGCACTCGCACCACCAACGTTCCTTTTATTCATGATGGTCTCTGATGTACTAAAGGGGTTATCGGAGTCCATAACATGCGATGCTCCTGAGCCAAACAACTGAGTTCTGGAATTATTTTCGTTGTAGGATTGTTTTAAATCCTTAAACTTGGCAGTAAAGTCGTGCAGATCCTGTGTTAAAGTTGCTAGTCGATTAGCGAACTTAGGATCAATTTCCTCTGCATTAGTATCTTCTTTATATCTGTTTAAATGTTCTGCATATTGCTTAACTGTTTTCTCCAGTGAGACCAGAGTTGCAGAGATGGACCCTTGTAAAGAAATAGGGGCGGTCACagaattcttttcaaaccTGGCCAACTCTTGTTgtagttgatttttttgcttcaCAGCATGGTTGTAAAGAGCGTTCTATTTGATGGTAGTAGCAAAATACCCTGTTAGTATTACATCTTGTTTTAGCAATAATGAGAAAAGATGCCTCCGGCGATCAAACATACCATTCCCCCCTCAAATCAATATGATTAAGTCACGATAATATCTGCACTATTGCCGTGTTTCCTTCTCCATCGACAGCGTCGATCCTGTCTATTATAGCCAGCACactgaaaatttcaatggCTGGCTTGTTGTTCGCGTCGCAACTTTTGatatttataaaaagaGAGAAGGCATATCCAAAGGATAAGGTATTGTCTTTGTAAATCAATCAACCAAACCTCTACGGAATTTTGACCCTTGAAGCAGGGACTATTACACGAAAATGACTCCTTCCACCCCACCAAGGTCCAGAGGGACTAGGTACCTTGCGCAGCCTAGTGGCAATACTAGTTCTAGTGCCCTAATGCAAGGTCAAAAGACCCCCCAAAAGCCTTCACAGAACCTAGTCCCTGTCACTCCCTCAACAACTAAGTCTTTTAAAAATGCGCCATTATTAGCACCTCCCAATTCGAACATGGGTATGACCTCTCCATTTAATGGGCTTACGTCTCCTCAACGCTCGCCGTTTCCAAAATCTTCAGTGAAGAGGACACTATTCCAATTTGAAAGTCATGATAATGGAACAGTAAGGGAAGAGCAGGAACCATTGGGTCGTGTAAATAGGATATTGTTTCCCACGCAGCAAAATGTGGATATAGATgcagcagaagaagaagaagaaggagaagTTCTTCTTCCCCCCAGCAGACCTACATCTGCCAGGCAGTTACATTTATCACTTGAAAGAGATGAGTTTGATCAGACACATAGAAAGAAGATTATTAAAGATGTACCTGGTACGCCCAGCGACAAGGTGATAACATTTGAATTggcaaaaaattggaaCAACAACTCTCCGAAAAATGACGCCAGGAGTCAAGAAAGTGAAGACGAGGAAgacatcatcatcaatcCAGTGCGGGTGGGTAAAAATCCCTTTGCATCAGATGAACTGGTCACTCAGGAAATTAGAAATGAACGTAAAAGGGCAATGTTGAGAGAAAACCCAGATATAGAAGACGTAATAACATATGTCAATAAGAAGGGAGAGGTGGTAGAGAAACGAAGGTTAAcggatgaagaaaagagaagatTCAAGCCAAAGGCATTGTTTCAATCTAGGGATCAAGAGcattgaagaaatgaaaaaaaaaagtttctgGAACgattatattttatttacttACTTATTCTACATTTATTTGCAAAGGGGCATTAACATCAACATTTTACATATTATAATATATACAGGATATTCTATATTACAACATTAACAGGatttttaacttttccTTACCGTATTCTTTTATTCTGGTTTTCTGTCTTCAGAATAATAGCATATTTCATTGTAGTATTTCGTCAAAGCGAGTTAGGGGAGGATGACTACAAGAAAGACAGCTTCCTCTCTTCAGCTTTTAGGGAAAATCACAGGAACAAAAGCTGGAACTaagcaaaagaagatgaattTCATTAATGGACTGATATGGttatatatgtgtgtgtGGATGGTACACGGAAAAGTGACGCAGAAGGATGAATTGAAATGGAATAAAGGATACTCGCTACCAAATTTGCTAGAAGTGACAGATCAGCAAAAAGAACTTTCACAATGGACTTTGGGTGACAAAGTAAAACTTGAAGAAGGGAGGTTTGTTTTAACTCCTGGAAAGAACACAAAGGGTTCACTTTGGTTGAAACCTGAATATTCAATAAAGGATGCAATGACAATAGAGTGGACGTTTAGAAGTTTCGGGTTCAGAGGCAGCACAAAGGGGGGTCTTGCATTTTGGCTGAAGCAAGGAAATGAGGGAGATAGTACCGAGTTATTTGGTGGAAGTTCGAAGAAGTTTAATGGtttgatgatattgttACGATTAGACGATAAGTTGGGAGAGAGCGTGACAGCGTATTTGAATGACGGAACAAAAGATCTTGATATTGAATCCTCACCGTACTTTGCGTCATGTCTGTTCCAATACCAGGATTCCATGGTACCATCAACATTAAGATTGACTTACAATCCACTAGATAATCACTTGTTAAAGTTGCAAATGGACAACAGAGTGTGTTTCCAGACAAGGAAAGTTAAATTTATGGGCAGCAGCCCATTTAGGATTGGAACAAGTGCTATCAACGATGCATCCAAAGAATCGTTtgaaatcttgaaaatgaagcTTTATGACGGAGTTATAGAGGATTCGCTAATTCCTAACGTGAATCCTATGGGACAACCCAGAGTGGTTACTAAAGTGATCAATTCTCAAACTGGTGAAGAGAGTTTCAGGGAAAAGATGCCATTTTCTGATAAGGAAGAAAGTATAACGAGTAACGAGCTTTTCGAAAAGATGAACAAGTTGGAGGGGAAAATCATGGCAAATGATATCGATCCATTACTCCGCAAGATGAACAAGATTGTGGAGAATGAACGTGAACTGATTCAACGTTTAAGACCACTGTTAGATCTGAAGAAAACAGCCATAAGTGACGATAGTTTCCAAGATTTTCTTTCGATGAACGCAAACCTGGACAGATTgataaaagaacaagaaaaaattcgaCAAGATGCCAAGCTGTATGGCAAGCAGACCAAAGGTCATGATGAgatattttccaaaataagTGTATGGTTGGCACTGCTGATTTTCATTATGATCACATTGGCGTACTACATGTTTAGAATTAACCAAGACATCAAGAAGGTCAAACTTCTGTAAGCTCTTGTGTCTTTGTTATATGGGTACAAGATATAAGAAACATAACTATTACATACGAAAATGTGCATGTTATCTATATCCTTCTTTATATAGATGCTGTtaacttctttttttttttttgggaaaATCAACTGTTAAACGCGACAGTAAAAGCAGCAAAACATTAATTTTGCTTCCAAGACGACAGTAATATGTCTCCTACAATACCAGTTTCGCTGCAGAAGGCACATCTATTACATTTACTGAGCATAACGGGCTGTACTAATCCAAGGAGGTTTACGGACCAGGGGAACTTTCCA
Above is a genomic segment from Saccharomyces cerevisiae S288C chromosome XII, complete sequence containing:
- the RGR1 gene encoding Rgr1p (Subunit of the RNA polymerase II mediator complex; associates with core polymerase subunits to form the RNA polymerase II holoenzyme; required for glucose repression, HO repression, RME1 repression and sporulation) produces the protein MTTTIGSPQMLANEERLSNEMHALKNRSEQNGQEQQGPVKNTQLHGPSATDPETTATQKESLEMVPKDTSAATMTSAPPPALPHVEINQVSLALVIRNLTVFTMKELAQYMKTNVHTQANEPNSAKKIRFLQLIIFLRTQFLKLYVLVKWTRTIKQNNFHVLIDLLNWFRTTNMNVNNCIWALKSSLNSMTNAKLPNVDLVTALEVLSLGRPNLPTHNFKLSGVSNSMDMVDGMAKVPIGLILQRLKDLNLTVSIKIALMNIPKPLNSYHIKNGRIYFTVPNEFEIQLSTVNRQSPLFFVDLKLLFNTEAEQTVSAVTEATSTNGDSENNEENSSSNGNNLPLNKPRLEKLINEILLKSNDPLLSLYNFLHKYVLTLQLYMVHREFLKLANGGKFSKSNLIHNYDSKKSTITVRYWLNGKMDSKGKITIGIQRTTESLILKWDNQSASRAKNMPVIYNNIVSNIEGILDEIMFNHARIIRSELLARDIFQEDEENSDVLLFQLPTTCVSMAPIQLKIDLLSGQFYFRNPTPLLSNYASKINRAEGPEELARILQQLKLDKIIHVLTTMFENTGWSCSRIIKIDKPIRTQVNTGGESVVKKEDNKYAIAGNSTTNSDVSLLLQRDLFIRLPHWPLNWYLILSIISSKTSCVVEKRIGKIVSQRGKWNLKYLDNSNVMTVKLESITYQKIMILQRTILNRIINHMLIDSLNQLEIRNKICSSEMINEQKLPQYIIQGSNTNDNISIITLELESFLEGSKALNSILESSMFLRIDYSNSQIRLYAKFKRNTMMIQCQIDKLYIHFVQEEPLAFYLEESFTNLGIIVQYLTKFRQKLMQLVVLTDVVERLHKNFESENFKIIALQPNEISFKYLSNNDEDDKDCTIKISTNDDSIKNLTVQLSPSNPQHIIQPFLDNSKMDYHFIFSYLQFTSSLFKALKVILNERGGKFHESGSQYSTMVNIGLHNLNEYQIVYYNPQAGTKITICIELKTVLHNGRDKIQFHIHFADVAHITTKSPAYPMMHQVRNQVFMLDTKRLGTPESVKPANASHAIRLGNGVACDPSEIEPILMEIHNILKVDSNSSSS
- the LAM6 gene encoding Lam6p (Sterol transporter that transfers sterols between membranes; may regulate and coordinate formation of contact sites between organelles; localizes to ER-mitochondrial contact sites in a Tom70p- and Tom71p-dependent manner; mitochondrial localization requires GRAM domain; also localizes to ER-vacuole contact sites, in a Vac8p-dependent manner; has GRAM and StART-like (VASt) domains; one of six StART-like domain-containing proteins in yeast; conserved across eukaryotes), whose protein sequence is MWGDSMRELGDAMDNELNAVKPVVEEGGMDGARKFIKGKSFQKSSTEHMLISPGRDGSVPLNGLKSSPADPHLSDVNSILDNHRGGGETALTSVNNIIMATSTNGDSDGVDGDAKRPSISNCSSRSSFFDTVLSTFSLKSNSQDTVTNEVKNIEVQFASEEANKKFRQMFKPLAPNTRLITDYFCYFHREFPYQGRIYLSNTHLCFNSTVLNWMAKLQIPLNEIKYLDKVTTNSSAISVETVTNRYTFSGFIARDEVFQLITRVWSKENLTNINDVLEVDERVSKKKGISSTPSSIFNNVSTNAYNDFISTTTTEPTSRASYMSENDMLIEEAIRSVDDYMGTPRASPSSSSSSSSSSSSLGSSTTYYCRPVYRLKPNAPFQYEGPFHVQETMDFPYKPEANNEYVLLERQFSVPPGLLFIMMFNEDNPVFELSFLKTQDSSNISHIGTFEKVNKDGQHYREFQYTKQLHFPVGPKSTNCEVAEILLHCDWERYINVLSITRTPNVPSGTSFSTRTRYMFRWDDQGQGCILKISFWVDWNASSWIKPMVESNCKNGQISATKDLVKLVEEFVEKYVELSKEKADTLKPLPSVTSFGSPRKVAAPELTMVQPESKPEAEAEISEIGSDRWRFNWVNIIILVLLVLNLLYLMKLNKKMDKLTNLMTHKDEVVAHATLLDIPAKVQWSRPRRGDVL